In a genomic window of Candidatus Binataceae bacterium:
- a CDS encoding LLM class flavin-dependent oxidoreductase: protein MEFGLQLTNLEPARLRSIAQTAEGLGYGLIVFPDHIVIEGPERHYDPHALAYDAMIVAATVAEATSKVKIGHLVLCNLFRHPAITAQSLVALDHISNGRLLAGLGTGWTETEFQMTGIPFPPIGERLRMLDESLECILSLWGNERTTFSGEFYQLRDAILWPKPIQKPHPPIIIGGGGNGLLRIAAKYADNVNLIPDAGKQGKISLDNVKKMTDESFRKKIDFVREEAKRHGRDLAAIKFSNFIFNYMITDSKEATRQTAEMMAAGFGMPSGEAMLQSPMSLIGTPDECIAELKRRAKSWGVSQFIFATAMGIDEAQTRTLYEQVLSHV, encoded by the coding sequence ATGGAGTTTGGACTGCAACTAACCAACCTGGAACCGGCGCGCCTGCGCTCCATCGCGCAAACGGCCGAGGGGCTCGGTTACGGCCTGATCGTCTTCCCCGATCACATCGTGATCGAGGGTCCCGAGCGGCACTACGACCCGCATGCGCTGGCGTACGATGCGATGATCGTGGCGGCGACCGTGGCCGAGGCCACCAGCAAGGTCAAGATCGGCCACCTGGTGCTGTGCAATCTGTTTCGCCATCCCGCCATCACCGCGCAGAGTCTGGTAGCGCTCGACCACATCAGCAACGGCCGATTGCTCGCGGGTCTAGGTACCGGATGGACGGAGACCGAATTTCAGATGACGGGAATCCCGTTTCCGCCGATCGGGGAGCGGTTGAGGATGCTGGACGAGTCGCTGGAATGCATTCTGTCGTTGTGGGGGAATGAGCGGACCACCTTCAGCGGTGAGTTTTACCAGCTCCGCGATGCGATTCTGTGGCCCAAACCCATCCAGAAACCGCATCCACCGATTATCATCGGGGGCGGCGGCAATGGCCTGTTGCGCATCGCGGCCAAGTACGCGGACAACGTCAACCTTATCCCGGACGCAGGGAAGCAGGGAAAAATCTCGCTCGACAACGTCAAGAAGATGACCGACGAGTCCTTTCGCAAGAAGATCGATTTCGTGCGCGAGGAAGCAAAACGCCACGGGCGCGATCTCGCGGCGATCAAATTCAGCAACTTTATCTTCAACTACATGATAACCGATTCGAAGGAAGCGACGCGCCAGACGGCCGAAATGATGGCGGCCGGTTTTGGGATGCCCAGCGGCGAAGCGATGCTGCAATCACCGATGTCGCTAATTGGTACCCCCGACGAGTGTATCGCGGAGTTAAAGCGCCGTGCCAAAAGTTGGGGCGTGTCTCAATTCATATTCGCGACGGCGATGGGGATCGACGAAGCGCAGACCCGCACGCTTTACGAGCAAGTTCTTTCGCACGTGTGA
- a CDS encoding YceI family protein, with protein sequence MRLKAWRRSLALAFLGLVAAAAAARAETWNIDPAHTTVEFSVRHMMISNVKGQFEKVSGTIAASGNDPGSVQINAVIDATSINTRVEKRDAHLKSAAFLEVDKYPTITFKSTKVEPDGPNKWKVTGDLTLHGVTKPVVLEVETATPIKDPTGNTRAGASATTQIDRKDFGIVWNKPLETGGVLVGDEVSIAIEVETVQ encoded by the coding sequence ATGCGACTTAAGGCCTGGCGGAGATCCCTTGCGCTGGCTTTTCTTGGTCTGGTTGCCGCGGCGGCGGCCGCGCGCGCCGAGACCTGGAATATCGATCCGGCCCACACGACGGTCGAATTCTCGGTGCGGCACATGATGATCTCCAACGTAAAAGGTCAGTTCGAAAAAGTGTCCGGTACGATCGCCGCCAGCGGCAATGACCCCGGCTCGGTGCAGATCAATGCTGTGATCGACGCGACTTCGATCAATACGCGGGTCGAAAAGCGCGACGCCCACCTGAAAAGTGCGGCTTTCCTGGAGGTGGACAAGTATCCCACCATCACTTTCAAATCGACTAAGGTCGAGCCCGACGGACCCAACAAATGGAAGGTCACCGGCGACCTGACGCTGCATGGCGTGACCAAACCGGTCGTACTCGAGGTCGAAACCGCCACACCGATCAAGGACCCCACTGGCAATACTCGCGCCGGGGCATCGGCAACCACCCAGATCGATCGCAAGGATTTCGGCATAGTCTGGAATAAGCCACTGGAGACGGGAGGCGTGTTGGTCGGTGACGAGGTGTCGATCGCGATCGAGGTCGAGACGGTCCAGTAG
- the sppA gene encoding signal peptide peptidase SppA: MLKRIFRWFVRTIIVIAVLFVIVLASDYVAHRVPAGSVLVVTLSGPVAERGSNGVLGLLNSNGTPLNFVRRAIDRGAKDPRIIGLAIKVIDPEMELAQAQEIAAEVRKFRKTGKWTAAYIETAGDGDPGNLPYLVAAAADNVSLMPRGELNLIGVGLREFFGRGTLDWLGIKPNIGAIGEYKTAFNVFTNKEFTEPQHRDDDALVGDLFDQIVGQIADERHLDAATIKTLVDQAPINAANSLKAKLVDKLAYEDEFTEKLKNWGGGHHRLENYDDYTRARLLDGFRGGDKIAVIYGSGAIEHGEGGFDPLLSPDSNSMGSDEIVDALKDAREDDDVRAVVFRVDSPGGSTLASELIRREVELTARKKPVVVSMSGYAASGGYWISVPAKAIVAEAGTITGSIGVLGGKFNIAPATEKFYLNSGSVTRGANYEMFDSFTDFTPAQQRIFEEQILGDDYAYFLKVVAADRHMTIGQVNDVAQGRVWTGLRAKELKLIDAVGTFDDALAKAKEFAGMPAGAEVKIEELPEQPGFLESLLAGRVAAAFSPSPARAVAPVLRMFRSMLLGYSRFRAAYCPVVPVM; encoded by the coding sequence ATGCTGAAAAGAATTTTCCGCTGGTTCGTGCGGACCATAATTGTGATTGCGGTGCTGTTCGTGATCGTACTCGCCTCTGATTACGTCGCGCATCGAGTGCCCGCTGGCTCGGTGCTGGTCGTGACGCTGTCGGGACCGGTGGCCGAGCGCGGCTCGAACGGCGTATTGGGTCTGCTGAATTCGAATGGAACCCCGCTGAACTTTGTGCGACGCGCGATCGATCGGGGCGCCAAAGATCCCAGAATCATCGGTCTGGCGATCAAAGTCATCGATCCTGAAATGGAACTCGCGCAGGCGCAGGAGATTGCCGCAGAGGTTAGGAAGTTTCGCAAGACCGGCAAGTGGACCGCAGCCTACATTGAAACTGCGGGTGACGGCGACCCCGGCAATTTGCCCTACCTGGTCGCCGCCGCCGCGGATAATGTCTCGCTGATGCCGCGCGGCGAGTTGAATCTGATCGGGGTCGGATTGAGGGAGTTCTTCGGACGTGGAACGCTGGACTGGCTCGGCATCAAACCGAACATCGGTGCGATCGGCGAATACAAGACAGCCTTTAACGTCTTCACGAACAAGGAATTTACTGAACCGCAGCACCGGGACGATGACGCACTGGTCGGTGACCTGTTTGATCAGATCGTCGGGCAAATTGCGGATGAGCGCCATCTGGATGCGGCCACGATCAAGACCCTGGTTGACCAGGCGCCGATCAACGCAGCCAATAGCCTCAAGGCCAAACTGGTTGACAAGCTTGCCTACGAAGATGAGTTCACGGAGAAACTCAAGAACTGGGGCGGAGGACATCACCGGCTAGAGAACTACGACGACTACACCCGCGCGCGGCTGCTTGATGGGTTCCGCGGTGGCGACAAGATAGCCGTCATTTATGGGTCGGGAGCGATCGAGCATGGCGAGGGCGGGTTCGACCCGCTGCTTTCGCCCGACAGCAATTCCATGGGTTCCGATGAAATCGTCGATGCATTGAAGGATGCCCGCGAAGACGATGACGTCCGCGCGGTCGTCTTCCGCGTCGACTCGCCGGGGGGATCGACCCTGGCATCTGAGTTGATTCGCCGCGAGGTCGAGTTAACCGCGAGAAAAAAGCCGGTGGTGGTGAGTATGTCGGGCTACGCGGCTTCAGGCGGCTACTGGATTTCTGTGCCGGCCAAAGCAATTGTGGCCGAAGCGGGAACCATCACCGGTTCTATCGGCGTGTTGGGCGGCAAGTTCAATATCGCGCCGGCAACCGAGAAGTTCTATCTCAACTCGGGGTCGGTAACACGCGGTGCCAACTACGAAATGTTCGACTCCTTCACGGACTTCACGCCCGCGCAACAGAGGATTTTCGAGGAACAGATCCTCGGCGACGACTACGCCTATTTCCTGAAGGTGGTCGCCGCCGACCGGCACATGACGATCGGGCAGGTGAATGACGTAGCGCAAGGACGGGTGTGGACCGGCCTTAGGGCGAAGGAGCTCAAGCTCATCGACGCGGTCGGCACATTCGACGACGCGCTGGCGAAGGCGAAGGAATTTGCCGGAATGCCGGCCGGCGCGGAAGTAAAAATCGAAGAGCTTCCGGAACAGCCCGGGTTCCTCGAATCATTGCTCGCAGGCAGGGTCGCGGCGGCGTTCAGCCCAAGTCCGGCGCGGGCTGTAGCACCTGTCCTCCGGATGTTCCGTTCCATGCTCTTAGGCTACAGCCGCTTCCGCGCGGCGTACTGCCCGGTAGTTCCGGTGATGTAG
- a CDS encoding MFS transporter: MATALKPHTLLHELPMGRTHVRIIVLCFFAWIFDFYDLILYSFLLVPIARELRLSPGASSLALGSSLLMTAAGGIIFGFAGDRFGRKPTIVVTVAIYGIGTLLSAASSSLVELIVYRSITGLGMGGGWAPGQSLIAESVPAQYRARYAAYVQTGAPLGILLAAVVSGQVTPIIGWRATFMLSAAPALIVAVAVIRYLPESDVWLHIRAVAKAEGVTGGGAVDDSWTSALREHRRIFTLLFFTLLLSSEAYWFTYTWMPGYLELKRGLSAAGVSALVIFMQVGGVIGYAIFGLLADRFGRRPTYFVFGVLMAVGLLPPTIFWDAASGVRGLIAVAMFMVGFGTGLWSGVAPMISEMLPTRVRNTALGLLLNVTRGFQFFTPIFIAAMGARVGFAPTLALGAVFSAAGASMVWTLPETRGRRITALDRAVAPSRVHPDP, from the coding sequence ATGGCGACCGCCTTAAAGCCGCACACTCTGCTGCACGAACTCCCGATGGGAAGGACGCACGTCAGGATCATCGTGTTGTGCTTCTTCGCCTGGATTTTCGACTTCTACGATCTGATTCTGTATTCGTTCTTGCTGGTGCCAATCGCCCGGGAGCTGCGCCTGAGCCCGGGCGCTTCATCTCTGGCGCTCGGAAGCTCGCTGCTGATGACGGCGGCGGGCGGAATAATCTTCGGTTTCGCCGGCGATCGCTTTGGCCGCAAGCCGACCATCGTCGTGACCGTCGCGATTTATGGAATTGGTACTCTGCTATCTGCCGCGAGCAGCTCGCTGGTGGAACTGATCGTTTATCGATCGATCACCGGCCTTGGGATGGGTGGTGGATGGGCACCGGGGCAGAGTTTGATCGCGGAGAGCGTTCCGGCGCAGTATCGCGCGCGCTACGCCGCATATGTGCAGACTGGAGCACCGCTGGGAATTCTGCTCGCGGCGGTCGTCAGCGGCCAGGTTACACCGATCATCGGATGGCGCGCGACGTTTATGCTCTCTGCCGCGCCTGCCCTGATCGTCGCGGTGGCGGTCATTCGCTATCTGCCGGAAAGCGATGTGTGGCTTCATATCCGTGCCGTCGCGAAAGCCGAGGGCGTGACCGGGGGTGGCGCAGTGGATGACTCTTGGACCTCCGCGCTCCGGGAACATCGCCGGATATTCACGCTGCTGTTTTTCACCCTGTTACTCAGTTCGGAGGCCTACTGGTTCACCTACACCTGGATGCCTGGCTACCTGGAACTGAAGCGCGGGCTCAGTGCAGCAGGGGTGAGTGCGCTGGTCATCTTCATGCAGGTTGGTGGGGTTATCGGTTATGCGATCTTTGGTCTGCTTGCCGATCGGTTCGGGCGCCGGCCGACGTACTTTGTGTTCGGCGTGCTGATGGCAGTGGGCTTGCTGCCGCCGACGATCTTTTGGGACGCGGCGTCGGGAGTGCGCGGGCTGATCGCGGTGGCGATGTTCATGGTGGGCTTCGGCACCGGACTATGGAGCGGCGTGGCACCGATGATCTCTGAGATGTTGCCCACGCGGGTGCGCAATACCGCGCTCGGGCTACTGCTCAATGTCACCCGCGGTTTTCAATTTTTCACCCCGATCTTCATCGCGGCGATGGGCGCACGGGTGGGGTTTGCCCCGACCCTCGCGCTGGGCGCGGTGTTCTCGGCCGCAGGCGCTTCAATGGTGTGGACGCTGCCGGAGACGCGGGGCCGGCGCATTACCGCACTCGACAGGGCGGTCGCGCCGAGCCGCGTTCACCCCGACCCCTGA
- a CDS encoding CoA transferase, whose amino-acid sequence MEKPRMLEGYRVLDFTHFVAGPTCTRILGEMGADVIKVERSPEGDRVRALGIVRDGISTYYVQHNHSKRSLAIDLRQPRGRDLLLSMIPKIDVVVENFAPGVIAKMGFGYEALSKINPRIVMCSVSVAGQTGPLSYKPGYDYLGASYAGVIDQLGEPDRTPITPPLAIGDISTGVAAAMAVGFALLDRERTGEGQYLDASLLDTYFHMHELSVPVVSLRPGRWSPKRNGALHPTGAPTGVYRSKEGYVFLVVQQHEIARLWRAMKRPDLAEDSRFKTNRDRVKNQEALREIIERWLQSLPDRDSALRELDAQRVPCAPVLKLEESMAQPHLRERKTVRRIKHDALGEFDLPGMPVKFSRWPDRTDLKASRVGADNTAILSEVLGMTAAEIEELYREQVLLAAPVSPAAAS is encoded by the coding sequence ATGGAAAAGCCACGGATGCTTGAGGGTTATCGGGTTCTTGATTTCACCCACTTTGTGGCGGGGCCGACCTGCACCCGAATTCTTGGCGAGATGGGCGCCGATGTGATCAAAGTCGAGCGCTCGCCCGAAGGCGACCGTGTGCGGGCGCTGGGAATCGTGCGGGATGGAATCAGCACCTACTATGTCCAGCACAACCATTCCAAGCGCAGCCTCGCGATCGATTTGCGCCAGCCAAGGGGACGCGATCTGCTGCTCTCGATGATCCCGAAAATTGATGTGGTGGTGGAAAATTTCGCACCGGGCGTGATTGCGAAAATGGGCTTCGGCTACGAAGCTCTCAGCAAGATCAACCCGCGTATCGTCATGTGTTCGGTCTCGGTCGCGGGCCAGACCGGACCACTCAGCTATAAACCCGGGTACGACTATCTGGGTGCGTCATACGCCGGAGTAATCGATCAGCTGGGCGAACCGGATCGCACGCCGATCACCCCGCCCCTGGCGATTGGCGACATCTCGACCGGGGTGGCAGCCGCGATGGCGGTGGGATTCGCGCTACTCGATCGCGAGCGCACGGGCGAAGGCCAGTATCTGGATGCGTCGCTGCTGGATACCTACTTCCACATGCACGAATTGTCGGTGCCGGTAGTGTCACTGCGCCCCGGTCGCTGGTCTCCGAAGCGCAATGGAGCACTCCATCCGACCGGCGCGCCGACCGGGGTCTATCGGAGCAAGGAAGGCTACGTCTTCCTGGTGGTCCAGCAACACGAGATTGCCCGGCTGTGGCGCGCGATGAAGCGTCCCGACCTCGCCGAAGATTCGCGCTTCAAAACCAATCGCGATCGAGTGAAGAACCAAGAAGCGCTACGCGAGATTATCGAGCGGTGGCTGCAGTCCCTTCCGGATCGGGATTCTGCTCTGCGCGAGTTGGATGCGCAGCGCGTACCGTGCGCCCCGGTGCTCAAGCTCGAGGAATCGATGGCGCAACCGCATCTGCGCGAGCGGAAGACTGTTCGCCGGATCAAGCACGACGCACTTGGAGAATTCGACCTACCCGGAATGCCGGTGAAATTCTCGCGATGGCCGGATCGCACCGATCTGAAAGCGTCGCGGGTGGGTGCGGACAACACGGCGATTCTGTCCGAAGTGCTGGGAATGACGGCCGCGGAAATTGAGGAACTCTATCGCGAGCAGGTGTTGCTGGCCGCGCCGGTTTCGCCGGCGGCCGCCTCGTAA
- a CDS encoding MaoC family dehydratase, with protein METIRFDDVEKLRSKISQEYGSWCKPIEVSQQKINQFADVTGDHQWIHIDIERCKKESPFGGPVAHGFLTLSLLPAFEYSNDWQVVGFRNVVNYGANKLRFISPVPAGAQVHAHSRLVAVEARPQATQVTQETAVHVVGNDRPALIYEGIFLYVK; from the coding sequence ATGGAAACCATACGCTTTGATGATGTGGAAAAGCTGCGGTCGAAGATTAGCCAGGAGTATGGCAGCTGGTGCAAACCGATCGAGGTAAGCCAGCAGAAGATTAACCAGTTCGCCGACGTTACCGGCGATCATCAGTGGATTCATATCGATATCGAGCGCTGCAAGAAGGAGAGTCCGTTCGGGGGTCCGGTGGCACACGGATTTCTGACGCTGAGCCTGCTCCCTGCGTTCGAATACTCGAATGATTGGCAGGTGGTCGGGTTCCGCAACGTCGTGAACTACGGCGCCAACAAGCTGCGCTTCATCTCGCCGGTTCCCGCGGGAGCGCAGGTGCATGCGCATTCGCGTCTGGTCGCGGTGGAGGCACGTCCACAGGCTACCCAGGTAACCCAGGAGACGGCGGTACACGTGGTTGGCAATGATAGGCCCGCGCTGATTTACGAAGGGATCTTTCTGTACGTGAAGTAG
- a CDS encoding VOC family protein: MVTARMLNHINLNVSDIQRSARFYQEALGLEIGFWEGKTMVFLHSPGAQDTITLCQAGAGEPIGGSGVSHFGFSIGAGNLDEAVDQFRRAGGQLLSRGKHGGRFPYAYFSDPDGYVIELGNG, from the coding sequence ATGGTCACCGCGCGCATGCTGAATCACATCAACCTGAACGTCAGCGACATCCAGCGCTCGGCACGCTTTTACCAGGAAGCGCTGGGACTGGAGATTGGATTCTGGGAAGGCAAGACCATGGTTTTCCTCCATTCACCCGGCGCACAGGATACCATCACCCTCTGCCAGGCAGGTGCGGGCGAACCGATCGGCGGCAGCGGAGTGTCGCATTTCGGATTTTCAATTGGGGCCGGGAATCTGGATGAAGCCGTGGACCAGTTCCGACGAGCTGGTGGCCAGCTGCTGAGCCGAGGCAAGCATGGCGGCCGATTTCCATACGCATATTTTTCCGACCCGGACGGCTACGTCATCGAATTGGGGAACGGATGA
- a CDS encoding DUF6306 domain-containing protein, translating to MENHVEEFLNGLGDAERAGGRVLHELTGQARSLELKELLKKVAHDEGYYAGELSHHVRRLGGNASNKTGDFVEKVRAVGEFRGKLELLNRGQRWVIRRINENLATVSDPELKAFLVVMAQGHELNIGALEQALKAGAA from the coding sequence ATGGAAAATCACGTCGAAGAATTTCTCAACGGGCTGGGAGACGCCGAACGCGCAGGCGGGCGCGTACTTCACGAACTTACCGGGCAAGCCAGATCTCTGGAACTCAAGGAACTGCTCAAAAAAGTCGCGCATGACGAAGGTTACTACGCCGGCGAGCTGTCGCATCACGTGCGGCGGCTGGGCGGAAACGCATCGAACAAAACCGGCGACTTCGTGGAGAAGGTCAGAGCGGTCGGTGAGTTTCGCGGCAAGCTCGAGCTGCTAAATCGCGGCCAACGATGGGTTATTCGCAGGATCAACGAAAATCTGGCCACCGTTTCGGACCCCGAACTGAAGGCATTCCTGGTGGTGATGGCGCAAGGTCATGAGCTGAATATCGGTGCCCTGGAGCAGGCGCTTAAGGCCGGCGCCGCCTGA
- a CDS encoding CaiB/BaiF CoA-transferase family protein translates to MGPLTGYRVIEFAGIGPGPMCAMLLSDMGADVLRIDRTSAAGLGISMRTKFDLLNRGRRSVAFDLKKPEAIDAVKRLVEKADALIEGFRPGVMERLGLSPDQCLARNPRLVFGRMTGWGQEGPLAEAAGHDINYIALTGALHSIGRTGDRPLPPLNLVGDFGGGALYLALGVVAGLLEAQKSGKGQVVDAAMVDGASSLMTAIYGIKAAGMWTNNRGENLLDTGAHFYEVYETSDGKFVSIGSIEGKFYEELLDLSGLKGQELPNQMDRTAWPALKNQLTKIFKSKTRDEWCKIMEGSDVCFAPVLSMEEAPKHAHNRQRGTFVEVEGVVQPGPAPRFSRTPGEIQRPPASPGEHTEEALRDWGFSSVELERLRAQGAIVQSK, encoded by the coding sequence ATGGGACCATTAACCGGATATCGAGTAATCGAATTTGCGGGTATCGGGCCGGGACCGATGTGCGCGATGCTGCTCTCGGATATGGGCGCCGACGTCCTGCGTATCGACCGGACGTCTGCGGCGGGGCTCGGAATTTCGATGCGGACGAAGTTCGACCTCCTCAACCGCGGTCGGCGTTCGGTTGCGTTTGATCTCAAAAAGCCCGAGGCGATTGACGCGGTTAAGCGCCTGGTCGAAAAAGCCGACGCATTGATCGAGGGATTTCGGCCCGGCGTCATGGAGCGGCTGGGACTGAGTCCCGACCAATGCCTGGCGCGAAATCCGCGGCTGGTGTTCGGACGAATGACGGGCTGGGGCCAGGAAGGGCCGCTGGCCGAAGCGGCGGGCCACGATATCAACTACATCGCGCTCACCGGAGCGCTGCACTCGATCGGGCGTACCGGTGATCGGCCATTGCCGCCGCTCAACCTGGTCGGTGACTTCGGAGGCGGCGCTCTCTACCTAGCGCTCGGCGTAGTCGCCGGACTACTGGAAGCGCAGAAGTCGGGCAAAGGACAGGTGGTGGATGCGGCCATGGTCGATGGCGCATCCTCGCTCATGACGGCGATCTACGGGATCAAGGCGGCGGGAATGTGGACCAACAATCGCGGCGAGAATCTGCTCGACACGGGGGCGCATTTCTACGAAGTCTACGAGACGAGTGACGGAAAGTTTGTATCGATCGGATCGATCGAAGGCAAGTTCTATGAAGAGCTGCTCGACCTTTCCGGGCTCAAGGGCCAGGAACTGCCCAATCAGATGGATCGCACCGCGTGGCCGGCGCTGAAGAATCAGCTGACGAAAATCTTCAAAAGCAAAACGCGCGACGAGTGGTGCAAGATTATGGAAGGCAGCGACGTGTGCTTCGCGCCCGTGCTGAGCATGGAAGAAGCGCCCAAGCATGCCCATAACCGGCAGCGCGGTACTTTCGTCGAAGTGGAAGGGGTGGTCCAGCCGGGTCCTGCCCCGCGCTTCAGCAGGACGCCGGGGGAAATTCAGCGGCCACCCGCAAGTCCCGGCGAGCATACCGAAGAAGCGCTGCGTGATTGGGGCTTCAGCAGCGTGGAGCTGGAAAGGCTTCGCGCGCAGGGCGCGATCGTGCAAAGCAAGTAG
- a CDS encoding MFS transporter, with protein MALDDANSAPVAMRDVFGPASPKEPVPDTFQFLAPLIVGCALFMEMLDSTVISTALPAIAHSMHEDPIRLNLAITSYLLSLAVFIPISGWMADRYGSRTVFRTAIVLFTFGSILCGVSQSLSQLVAARIVQGFGGAMMVPVGRLIVLKTIPKSELVAAMSYLTVPAVLGPVVGPPVGGFIVTYYSWRWIFFINVPISFVGITLVTMFIENIHEEDVPPLDLSGFILTGLGLAGLVFGFEMLGRGVLPVGLVMCLLAGGGLCSGAYVLHARRTRFPIIDLALLKIPTFSSATVGGGLFRMGIGALPFLMPMLLQLVFGLTPFASGMITFTGAAGALFMKPTAPPIIRRFGFRNVLVGNGLVSSCIMMSYALFRPSTPHSLIIATLLVGGFFRSLQFTALGTLAYADVPPILMSNASSASSMAQQLFLSLGVATAALLLHVSLHGRSVATLSWQDFTLPFVITGILAIGSSLIYLWLDPNAGAEVSGRRGSVAISRTVRTARDVEVAD; from the coding sequence GTGGCATTGGATGACGCTAATTCTGCCCCTGTCGCAATGCGCGACGTTTTTGGACCCGCAAGTCCGAAAGAGCCGGTCCCGGACACGTTTCAGTTTCTGGCGCCGCTTATCGTCGGCTGCGCGCTCTTCATGGAGATGCTCGACTCGACGGTTATCTCCACCGCCTTGCCCGCGATCGCGCATTCCATGCATGAAGATCCGATCCGGCTGAACCTCGCGATCACGTCGTACTTGCTGAGCCTGGCGGTATTCATTCCGATCAGCGGCTGGATGGCGGACCGCTACGGTTCGCGCACAGTGTTCCGCACCGCGATAGTGCTTTTCACCTTCGGCTCGATCCTCTGCGGCGTCTCGCAATCGCTCTCACAGCTGGTCGCCGCGCGCATTGTGCAAGGCTTCGGCGGGGCAATGATGGTGCCGGTCGGACGTCTGATCGTGCTCAAGACGATTCCCAAGTCCGAACTGGTGGCGGCAATGTCGTATTTGACGGTGCCCGCGGTGCTCGGCCCGGTGGTGGGGCCACCCGTGGGTGGGTTTATCGTCACCTACTACTCTTGGCGCTGGATTTTTTTCATCAACGTCCCCATCAGCTTCGTGGGAATCACGCTGGTCACGATGTTCATCGAGAATATCCACGAGGAGGATGTCCCGCCGCTGGACCTGAGCGGCTTTATCCTCACCGGCCTGGGGCTTGCGGGACTGGTTTTCGGCTTCGAGATGCTGGGCCGCGGAGTGCTCCCGGTGGGCCTGGTGATGTGTTTGCTCGCCGGAGGTGGACTGTGCTCGGGAGCGTATGTGCTGCACGCGCGGCGTACACGCTTTCCGATCATCGATCTCGCGTTGCTCAAGATTCCGACTTTCAGCTCGGCGACAGTTGGCGGCGGGCTGTTCCGGATGGGAATTGGCGCGCTGCCGTTCCTGATGCCGATGTTGCTGCAGCTCGTGTTTGGCCTTACTCCGTTCGCATCGGGGATGATCACGTTCACCGGGGCGGCGGGTGCCTTGTTCATGAAGCCGACTGCACCGCCTATTATTCGGCGGTTTGGGTTTCGCAACGTGTTGGTCGGCAACGGATTGGTAAGCTCCTGTATAATGATGAGCTACGCGCTGTTCCGTCCTTCAACGCCGCATTCGCTGATTATCGCTACACTGTTGGTAGGTGGATTTTTTCGCTCCCTTCAGTTCACCGCGCTCGGCACGCTCGCTTACGCGGACGTCCCGCCGATACTGATGAGCAACGCAAGCAGCGCGTCGAGCATGGCGCAACAATTGTTCCTCAGCCTCGGCGTCGCGACCGCGGCCCTGCTGCTTCACGTAAGCCTGCACGGGCGCAGCGTCGCAACGCTGTCGTGGCAGGACTTCACGCTGCCGTTTGTGATCACCGGGATCCTCGCGATCGGATCTTCACTCATTTATCTGTGGCTCGATCCAAACGCCGGCGCGGAAGTGAGTGGGCGCCGCGGCTCGGTCGCGATTTCCAGAACTGTGCGAACGGCGCGGGACGTTGAAGTCGCCGATTGA